tcctattgcataattatcaTTAAGTAAAAGATACGACTAGCAATAAAAACAAGGTTTATTAGTAAACGCACACCCATAATCAAACCCTAATGACGTCACCAAATACAAATCATGTTATTAAAAAATGATCAGGAATACggtttttagggtttaggcAAATAGGCAAGAAGGGGGGAAGAAGATGGATGGTGTTTGGTTATGAAAATAGAGTTTTGGGTGAAATTCATTTGACATATAAAATTCTAGTGGGCTATGTAAGATAGTAAATTGAGTACTCCCCATTGAGGACTCAAGTATTGTCCAATACAAAAACTGGCCGAACCATCTAGCACTATAGGCGAATTACGAAAACTTGCCAAACCATATGCTCTCACATCCATACATTactcaaaaagaaaaataaattaatggaTCATAATTATATTGATTTTCCAGTTGGAACGCGGCTTATATGTACTTTCTTCAACGTGAAATGTTTTCTAACAATGAATTGCAGTGCATTGCATTGCAGCATTTCATAAATGACGAGTGTTACAGTTAGGTTGTTTACTAAATATGTAGCTACAAGTTAGGAAACTAAACTTTCAAATTAAAGTTGGGATTATACTTTTCACTTTAATAATTACTTTTGAGCCAATTATAGTTTTATGATCGATTCCTATATATAAAAGCAAGACGAGAGATGCAAACCAAAGGAAATAGAGAGTAAATGATATAGAATGGGAAACATGATACAGAAGcgttttgttgtttttcttttatttatttgcttAGCAAAACATTGTACCTCATCCCCATCCCCATCCCAACCCCAACCCAACTTTCACAACGAACCCCAAATTCCAACTGGGATTAAACATTTTGTGTTGATACATGGAGCCTGTCATGGAGCATGGAGTTGGTATAAGGTGGCGACTCTCCTGAAGGACTCGGGTCACAATGTCACAGCTCTAGACTTGGGAGTATCAGGGATCAAACCGATCCAGGTACAGCAACTCCCTTCGTTATCGGAATACGTCAAACCTTTGACGGAGTTCATGGTGTCACTAACACCAGAGGAGAAGGTAATCCTTGTAGCTCACAGCTTGGGTGGAGCCATAATATCTATTTTCAAGGAGAGGTAAGTGCAGAGGTAATGAATTTTACACACACAGATTCAGTTGTGCAATATGTCCTTTACAGTGCTTCACTACTATGAATTGTAATTGACCATATACCGTACCTTATTCATCGTATCTTGTGAATAAAAAATGTGATGAATAAGCATGGCATAACTATGTCCCTCTTTATTGAAGGTTCCATAATTAAACTTATTTAGAAGACACCTTGTGTGCATTTTGTAACTTTTTTCTATGATCCAAGTCATCTATATTGTAGTTCATCATGCATACATCATATTAGCAAAAAATTacacaaataaaaaaccatTAAGGCATCAATCAATTTACATATAGTGAAGAAAGTAGATGAATACAATTCCTAAAAAACCAATGAAATGGCAACCATTTAATTCAAAGTTTGTATATCTAGTTTTAGATTGGGTGATGTAGAATGATCTTTGAGGCAATACGTTAAAGATAAACAGTTAGATTGTTGAAATATATTGGAAATTGAACCTTGCAAGAGATTCTTTAAATAAACTTATTTGGATATCTCTCAGTGAAATGAgactatatgtgtgtgtatctgATCTCTTGTTCATTGTTTTCTGAATCCTACTAAATGAGAAATAAAAGGGAAATTAACTAACAAATAATTTTCTTCAAAAATGTATAGGTTACCAAAGGATTGGACTTTATTGTCAGATATGATAACGGGACCAACAACCCCGCAACCTCCGCTATGTTTAGGCCTAAGTTCTTGGCAACCAACTTGTACCAGCTCTCACCACCACAAGTAAGTCTTAAAGTGTGTCTGTTGCAATAGATAGGAACTGAATTCGTGTTCTCTTAGCATATTGGTTGATGAATGATATAATATGCAGGATTTAACTCTAGGATTATCGTTGGTGAGATTTACTCCTCTATACGATTATGATGTAATAAAGCTCACGACAGAGAAATACGAATCAGTTCCTAGAGTATTCATCGTGTCCGACCAAGACCATACAATAGTGTCGGATGTGCAAAATTACATGATTAAAACAATCCGCCAAAAGAAGTGAAAGTGATAAGCGGTTCTGATCACATGGTCATGTTCTCTAAACCCATGGAGTTGTTCTCCCATCTCCAAAATATTGCTGAGAAATGTTCATGAACATGCATGCATGGTTAATTCAGCCATTCTAGTTTGCGCCGCATGCACCATAATACTATATATAATGTATGtatgaataattaaattaataaactAAACAAAGTTGCTATTTTCAACCCCCGCCACTGTAACCAAGAAGAATCAAAATGTGTACCGAACAAGTATTATACtagggcaaaagactgtttactaccctcaagtttcatggttttcaatatttagtacatcaattttttttcatcccagagtcatacctaaagtgtaaattttgggacagtctcatacatccgttagtcaaactgttaactttgctgttaaatgatgatgtggcacccacgtggacaatgactgggtgtcacgtgtcattaaaaaatttaaaaatataataaactattaaaataattaattaattaaaagttaaaaaaaaaaaatccctagaTCCCTTTGTCTTCCCCACCCCGACCCCCCCTCCCTTCTCCATCTGCACATCCATCCTTCCCCCATCCCCTCCGCCCCCTTCATCCCATCCACCCCCTTCATCTTCTCCATCCGAGCACCCCCATCACCCACCCCTTGCCTACCCGAGCCACCCTTTCTCCATCCACTCCTCCCTTTGGCACTTGCTGCAACCCCCaccctctcttctctcctctgcaacc
This is a stretch of genomic DNA from Malus domestica chromosome 02, GDT2T_hap1. It encodes these proteins:
- the LOC103407109 gene encoding methyl jasmonate esterase 1-like isoform X1, with amino-acid sequence MGNMIQKRFVVFLLFICLAKHCTSSPSPSQPQPNFHNEPQIPTGIKHFVLIHGACHGAWSWYKVATLLKDSGHNVTALDLGVSGIKPIQVQQLPSLSEYVKPLTEFMVSLTPEEKVTKGLDFIVRYDNGTNNPATSAMFRPKFLATNLYQLSPPQDLTLGLSLVRFTPLYDYDVIKLTTEKYESVPRVFIVSDQDHTIVSDVQNYMIKTIRQKK
- the LOC103407109 gene encoding putative inactive methylesterase 20 isoform X2, with protein sequence MGNMIQKRFVVFLLFICLAKHCTSSPSPSQPQPNFHNEPQIPTGIKHFVLIHGACHGAWSWYKVATLLKDSGHNVTALDLGVSGIKPIQVQQLPSLSEYVKPLTEFMVSLTPEEKVILVAHSLGGAIISIFKERLPKDWTLLSDMITGPTTPQPPLCLGLSSWQPTCTSSHHHKI